In a genomic window of Planctomycetaceae bacterium:
- a CDS encoding DUF58 domain-containing protein, translating into MIPSRAFIAISAVLCVPLMLAGVNQNLADIALVANMILAIVACVDLLISPSPRDIEIERAISDVLSLGTSNPASLVLHNKSNQTLTIAVHDDAGPLCKTERMPQSVTLAPWTHDRISYSILPHQRGASQLASVHLRFLTRLRLWHRHQERPIPKPIQVYPDIRAVYRYELMAQQNRLAEIGVRNVRMPGQGREFERLREFRYGDEVRHIDWKATARQRTLICREFNVERNQNIVIMVDCGRFMRNEADGISYLDRALNSAIMLSYIALGQGDNVALLAFSNRIERFVRPVRGKPGIQSILRSTYDIQASVHASDYSLAVEYLTMVQRKRALVIMITFVTDELQLRVIGESLRVRSLPYLPMCVLLQDVGLRAMADRVPETDLEAYQTAAAAQILTGQSHEAASLREEGVLLIDTPPDLLTERLINEYLAIKSRGIM; encoded by the coding sequence ATGATTCCGTCTCGAGCTTTCATCGCAATCTCGGCCGTTCTGTGCGTACCTTTGATGTTGGCTGGTGTGAATCAGAATCTTGCGGACATCGCATTGGTCGCCAATATGATTCTGGCCATCGTTGCATGTGTCGATCTTCTGATCAGTCCATCACCCCGCGACATCGAAATTGAACGAGCCATTTCCGATGTTCTGAGCCTGGGTACCAGCAATCCGGCGTCGCTTGTTCTCCACAATAAGTCAAATCAGACCCTGACGATAGCCGTCCATGATGACGCCGGACCTCTGTGCAAAACGGAACGAATGCCCCAATCCGTAACTCTGGCCCCGTGGACACACGACAGGATCTCTTATTCGATTCTGCCGCATCAACGCGGTGCGTCACAGCTGGCTTCGGTTCATCTGCGTTTTCTCACACGACTTCGCCTCTGGCACAGACATCAGGAACGGCCCATACCCAAGCCAATCCAGGTCTATCCGGATATTCGAGCAGTCTATCGATACGAACTGATGGCACAGCAGAACCGTTTGGCTGAAATTGGCGTACGAAATGTTCGCATGCCGGGGCAGGGGCGTGAATTCGAAAGGCTGAGAGAATTTCGCTACGGTGATGAAGTGCGTCACATCGACTGGAAAGCCACCGCACGACAGCGAACCCTGATTTGCCGTGAATTCAACGTCGAACGAAACCAGAACATCGTCATCATGGTTGACTGTGGACGCTTCATGCGCAACGAAGCCGATGGGATTTCGTACCTCGACCGCGCGCTGAATTCCGCCATCATGCTGAGCTACATCGCACTGGGACAAGGCGACAATGTCGCGCTGCTCGCCTTCTCGAACCGAATTGAACGATTTGTGCGACCGGTGCGTGGAAAGCCGGGGATTCAAAGCATTCTTCGGTCCACATACGATATTCAGGCATCTGTCCATGCATCCGACTATAGCCTCGCCGTCGAATATCTGACAATGGTGCAGCGCAAACGAGCCCTTGTCATCATGATCACCTTCGTGACGGACGAACTTCAGTTACGTGTCATCGGAGAAAGCCTGCGCGTGCGTTCATTGCCGTACTTACCCATGTGTGTTCTGCTGCAGGATGTCGGGTTGAGGGCAATGGCGGACCGCGTTCCTGAAACCGACCTGGAGGCCTACCAGACAGCCGCCGCGGCACAGATACTGACGGGGCAATCCCACGAAGCGGCATCGTTACGCGAAGAAGGCGTTCTGCTGATCGACACACCACCCGATCTTTTGACAGAGCGTCTCATCAATGAATATCTGGCTATTAAATCCCGTGGAATCATGTAG
- a CDS encoding stage II sporulation protein M — protein MTRERFIRQRRNDWRKFEELLLHLKSTRASKWSSGDVSDLARLYRSICYDLSLVQSREWGMRLERYLNDLVAQGHNCLYRTQPVSFKVVTRFLGVRFPQLLRHYHTAFFVAIALFVVPFVVCTWIGYQRPDLAELIAGKAATDEAIEDFGTDKYTKFDEVYAGQRSMMAGFYIRNNIGIAFQAFALGMFFGIGTAWVLLSNAIATGMVTGYLWHHGGDAWLNFSSFVITHGAFELTAIVVSGAAGIVLGTSIVWPGQRTRRDSIRHRGKHALEITLGAGVMLLIAAMIEGFFSPMPIDPLIKYIAGTFAWGGVIAYLGLTGRGAAPIAFDEETV, from the coding sequence ATGACTCGCGAACGATTTATCCGACAGCGACGAAACGACTGGCGAAAGTTCGAAGAGCTTTTGCTGCACCTGAAGTCGACTCGCGCATCGAAGTGGAGCAGCGGTGATGTCAGCGATCTGGCTCGGCTATACCGATCCATCTGCTATGACCTGTCCCTCGTGCAGTCTCGTGAATGGGGCATGCGACTCGAACGTTATCTCAATGACCTTGTTGCCCAGGGGCACAATTGCCTGTACCGCACTCAGCCAGTGAGCTTCAAGGTCGTGACGCGGTTTCTGGGAGTCCGATTTCCGCAACTGTTGAGGCATTATCACACAGCATTCTTCGTAGCAATTGCACTGTTTGTCGTTCCTTTTGTTGTTTGCACGTGGATTGGCTACCAACGTCCGGACCTGGCCGAACTGATCGCGGGAAAGGCAGCCACAGACGAAGCGATAGAGGACTTCGGAACGGACAAGTACACAAAGTTTGACGAGGTGTATGCGGGACAGCGATCCATGATGGCCGGATTCTACATCCGTAACAATATCGGGATCGCTTTTCAGGCGTTCGCACTTGGCATGTTCTTCGGAATTGGCACTGCCTGGGTGCTGCTTTCGAACGCAATCGCAACCGGTATGGTTACCGGCTACCTCTGGCATCACGGCGGAGACGCCTGGCTGAACTTTTCCAGTTTTGTCATTACCCATGGAGCGTTTGAGTTAACCGCCATAGTTGTATCAGGTGCCGCTGGCATCGTACTCGGCACAAGCATTGTCTGGCCCGGACAAAGAACCCGGCGGGATTCCATCCGACACAGGGGAAAACACGCGCTGGAAATTACACTCGGCGCCGGTGTGATGTTGCTGATCGCCGCAATGATTGAAGGATTCTTTTCACCAATGCCGATCGACCCTCTCATCAAGTATATCGCGGGGACATTCGCCTGGGGCGGCGTGATCGCCTACCTGGGATTGACCGGACGTGGAGCTGCACCAATTGCGTTCGACGAGGAAACAGTATGA
- a CDS encoding DUF4129 domain-containing protein: MPTLAAVPETNHHRNGSWKIELPLLSGLRCWVARTALLVLISLSGGSVHGQPTIESSLRSRPIAMASSPALSSSLVQDSVFSDAQIQDAAQSVMQENEFRSVRSRILERMDPPELVENDIGFLNDVQQWVLDGIRSVFDAIGDFFTWIIRSIGFRSSTRNNNPGVPVNGALGAGAGLLSQAFTLLAIAAILFILAVIVAMVVKSMDKRKTETGGLIIDGEEDLANLSKPPGELAAATYEGRAVQFAAEGNFRAAIRELLLGSMSWIERSGLIRYRKGLTNRDYVRSVWRRRGKRDAFAITALEFEKIYFGRREATRESFEKCLNAFKGAFREEEQAEAV; this comes from the coding sequence ATGCCCACGCTCGCTGCAGTGCCCGAAACGAATCATCATCGCAATGGGTCATGGAAGATTGAACTCCCTTTGCTTTCAGGCCTCCGTTGTTGGGTCGCCCGCACAGCGCTGCTGGTCCTGATCTCGCTGTCTGGTGGTTCGGTACACGGGCAACCGACGATCGAATCCTCACTGCGATCAAGGCCGATTGCGATGGCTTCGTCACCAGCCCTGAGCTCATCATTGGTGCAGGACTCGGTCTTCAGTGATGCACAGATTCAGGATGCAGCACAGAGTGTCATGCAGGAAAATGAATTTCGATCAGTTCGAAGCCGCATCCTGGAACGGATGGATCCGCCTGAACTGGTTGAGAATGACATTGGATTTCTGAATGATGTGCAACAGTGGGTTCTGGATGGTATTCGTTCGGTGTTTGATGCCATCGGTGATTTCTTCACCTGGATCATTCGTTCGATTGGCTTCAGAAGTTCTACTCGCAACAACAACCCGGGCGTGCCCGTCAACGGAGCTCTTGGCGCAGGAGCCGGACTGCTGTCGCAGGCATTTACGCTGCTGGCGATTGCAGCCATTCTTTTCATACTGGCAGTGATTGTCGCGATGGTCGTGAAATCGATGGACAAACGCAAGACAGAGACCGGAGGATTGATCATTGACGGAGAGGAAGATCTGGCAAACTTAAGTAAGCCGCCCGGTGAGCTCGCGGCGGCGACCTACGAAGGACGCGCAGTGCAGTTTGCTGCCGAGGGCAACTTTCGCGCAGCGATTCGCGAGTTGCTTCTGGGATCAATGAGCTGGATCGAACGGTCGGGGTTGATTCGGTACCGCAAAGGGCTCACGAATCGCGACTACGTTCGATCCGTTTGGCGTCGTCGCGGGAAACGAGACGCCTTTGCGATCACTGCACTGGAGTTTGAAAAGATTTACTTCGGACGCCGTGAGGCGACACGGGAATCTTTCGAAAAATGTCTGAACGCATTCAAAGGAGCTTTCCGTGAAGAAGAGCAAGCTGAAGCGGTCTGA
- a CDS encoding DUF4350 domain-containing protein, which yields MKKSKLKRSDIFWGLSIAFLVILQFWWLPGEKGSSADSYSNSINGKLGLYKTLSALFPYVERDVDSLIPANNHSVLLLVSPERYPTEVEERELLAYVRNGGYLLFAPAMENNACEIPSLGIEINSSTWFSPVVTTAAAPTTSSGSSKEQSQGNVPLEDSTANPTALPAEMPEGDVKQTDVNNAEDNAASIPPTSAAIDTKAGSEPASDLSNPMKQIVDRSDRSETGLGPIGGDKDLTAEELGNQVVTKETSASSVITQGSVTWRSRSTLRLPTEYHAEPLVTSDDAVEVAFWNVGRGGVLVTSSPDIFSNRSMLFPESANLAVRLVEYLYKKQVAERSEPCVVIVNEYLNASNAYQQTGVLFSPAMRIGTLQLVVLCLLSLWFGFHRFGPATAVSDHRRRSLTDAAESTGTLYSQLNDGGGVVRGYLEYIRSQLRRRFGGMVRLEDYDAIAQRSGLPVEQVRDQIRRAEQIASSGQVSPAVAATSLRWLATLHNKLSYQEKTRKK from the coding sequence GTGAAGAAGAGCAAGCTGAAGCGGTCTGACATCTTCTGGGGTCTCTCAATCGCTTTCCTGGTCATCCTTCAATTCTGGTGGCTGCCTGGCGAGAAAGGATCTTCGGCGGATTCTTACAGTAACTCAATCAACGGCAAGCTGGGGCTGTACAAGACCCTTTCAGCACTCTTTCCCTATGTCGAGCGTGACGTAGACTCACTGATTCCCGCCAATAATCATTCTGTACTGCTGCTGGTGTCGCCTGAACGATACCCGACAGAAGTCGAAGAGCGGGAACTTCTCGCGTATGTCAGGAATGGTGGCTATCTGCTCTTTGCACCAGCCATGGAAAACAATGCGTGCGAAATCCCATCCCTTGGGATTGAGATTAACTCGAGTACATGGTTTTCCCCCGTCGTAACGACAGCCGCTGCACCAACCACCAGCTCTGGTAGTTCGAAAGAGCAAAGCCAGGGGAATGTTCCATTGGAGGATTCCACAGCGAATCCAACTGCACTTCCTGCTGAAATGCCTGAAGGCGATGTCAAACAGACCGACGTGAACAACGCGGAAGACAATGCCGCCTCAATCCCGCCCACATCCGCAGCAATTGATACAAAAGCAGGTTCAGAGCCGGCCTCGGACTTAAGCAACCCCATGAAGCAGATTGTTGACAGATCAGATCGATCCGAAACTGGCCTGGGGCCGATCGGCGGCGATAAAGACCTGACCGCAGAAGAATTGGGAAATCAGGTTGTCACAAAGGAAACAAGCGCGAGTTCGGTTATCACACAGGGATCGGTCACGTGGCGATCGCGTTCAACCCTGCGATTGCCTACCGAATACCATGCGGAGCCGCTCGTCACATCAGACGACGCCGTTGAGGTGGCATTCTGGAACGTTGGTCGCGGCGGAGTGCTGGTGACATCCAGCCCGGATATTTTTTCAAACCGCAGTATGCTGTTTCCGGAATCAGCTAACCTTGCCGTGCGTCTGGTGGAGTACCTTTACAAGAAACAAGTTGCTGAACGTTCTGAACCGTGCGTTGTTATCGTGAATGAGTATCTGAACGCGAGCAATGCCTACCAGCAAACAGGAGTCCTGTTCAGTCCGGCAATGCGAATAGGAACCCTGCAGCTGGTGGTCCTGTGTCTTTTGTCGCTCTGGTTCGGTTTTCACCGATTTGGCCCGGCAACTGCCGTTTCGGATCACCGCCGCCGTTCACTGACCGACGCAGCCGAATCAACCGGAACACTGTATTCACAACTCAATGATGGTGGCGGAGTCGTCCGGGGTTACCTGGAGTATATTCGCAGCCAGCTTCGACGCCGATTTGGTGGAATGGTTCGACTGGAAGATTACGACGCAATCGCTCAGCGGTCGGGGCTGCCAGTTGAACAGGTCCGCGACCAGATCAGAAGGGCCGAACAGATAGCATCTTCGGGCCAGGTCAGCCCAGCGGTGGCAGCAACCTCACTGCGATGGCTGGCGACGCTTCACAACAAGCTTTCTTACCAGGAAAAAACACGAAAGAAATAA
- a CDS encoding ABC transporter permease gives MNMFSIAWKSVRQRRVATSLTALSIALGVMLMVIVLIISGAIQSAFNQRSTGYDLIVGPKGSDLQLVLSSVYRIQPPIENLPYMYLEQLRNDRRVESAVPLAFGDVTEEGSYPIVGTTSEYFENEYAPGKSFRIRGKRMNGLFDSIIGAEVARMNSWDIGSQFTIKHGGAESDHVHDEKFTVVAVIAPTGTADDKSVFLNLEGFYAIAGHSKPVGEVRKRLQDFYAAEPEMLKKSMAQLDSFQAHLDADAEGGHDHDHHHHHETPDAMKEVTSILVRTQSGNSAFPAMSLISDLKTGYQAMAVNPVIPIQRLMKDVLGNIQKALILLTAVIVVVSGVSICVSIYNSMSDRRKEIGVMRALGASRTTLSCIIIAESTLLCVGGGLIGWLLGHGIAALASPAVSQRTGLLLNRWAINPWEIVLFPALLLLAILVGFLPAISAYKTDVAEALSS, from the coding sequence ATGAATATGTTTTCAATTGCCTGGAAGAGCGTCCGTCAACGTCGTGTTGCAACAAGCCTGACCGCGCTGAGTATTGCGCTGGGTGTCATGTTGATGGTGATTGTTCTCATCATCTCCGGGGCGATTCAGTCCGCATTCAATCAGCGTTCCACCGGCTATGACCTGATCGTTGGACCGAAAGGAAGCGACTTACAGCTGGTGCTGAGTTCTGTTTACCGAATTCAGCCACCCATTGAGAACCTTCCCTACATGTATCTCGAACAGCTGCGCAATGATCGACGTGTAGAATCGGCTGTCCCGCTCGCATTCGGCGATGTCACCGAAGAGGGCAGCTATCCGATCGTCGGTACGACGTCCGAGTATTTCGAGAACGAATACGCCCCCGGAAAGTCCTTTCGGATTCGCGGCAAGCGAATGAATGGCTTATTCGATTCGATTATTGGCGCGGAAGTGGCTCGGATGAACAGTTGGGATATTGGATCACAATTCACAATCAAACATGGAGGCGCAGAAAGTGATCATGTGCACGACGAGAAGTTCACTGTTGTGGCAGTGATTGCCCCGACGGGGACCGCAGATGACAAGTCCGTCTTTCTGAACCTGGAGGGGTTCTATGCAATTGCAGGCCACTCGAAACCAGTCGGGGAAGTTCGCAAGCGGTTGCAGGACTTCTACGCGGCAGAACCTGAAATGCTGAAGAAGTCGATGGCTCAGCTGGATTCGTTTCAGGCCCATCTGGATGCCGACGCCGAAGGGGGACATGATCACGATCATCACCATCATCATGAGACCCCGGATGCAATGAAGGAAGTAACATCCATCCTTGTACGCACGCAGTCCGGCAATTCGGCTTTTCCAGCGATGTCGCTGATAAGTGATCTGAAGACGGGTTATCAGGCCATGGCCGTCAATCCCGTCATTCCCATTCAGCGATTAATGAAGGATGTGCTGGGGAATATACAGAAGGCGCTCATCCTGCTGACGGCTGTCATCGTCGTCGTCTCCGGTGTCAGCATCTGTGTCAGTATCTACAACTCGATGTCCGATCGCCGCAAGGAAATAGGAGTCATGCGTGCGCTGGGAGCGAGCCGGACGACGCTTTCCTGCATCATCATCGCAGAATCCACTTTGCTTTGTGTCGGAGGCGGTTTAATTGGCTGGTTACTGGGACACGGAATTGCCGCACTGGCGTCCCCTGCGGTTTCGCAGCGGACTGGTCTTTTGCTCAACCGATGGGCAATCAATCCATGGGAAATTGTGCTGTTCCCGGCCCTGCTTCTTCTCGCCATTCTGGTTGGCTTTCTTCCAGCCATCAGCGCCTACAAAACTGATGTCGCTGAGGCCCTGAGCTCGTAG
- a CDS encoding RDD family protein, with translation MTDLSKQRVDTRVVVETPEGVDFEFTIAGPGKRAVAFLVDMLIKVLVAILMMICLGFFMRFGIGSAGIAIGMYLTVAFLLDWFYRSFFEIIWNGQTPGKRSQKLRVVHTNGTPVTPTSAIGRGFLLAADAQPFVLYTAALFCMLCTRRLQRLGDVVFDTMVIDENRERITRAAGLTHGLEPIPRPECSGKYSVPERTLAVIERLFEGDRMISDARREEIARPLSLALRSRLGWDEGAPDPSNPHTFFERVPNRHTFFLRRILKTFSDTEDKEQRSSLLAQGLRQTAEVRPSRMRRSAPVSAEDRRNNLDDWLEEEMVLRSGGDANTDSTGLPK, from the coding sequence ATGACCGACCTGAGCAAACAGAGAGTTGACACTCGTGTCGTTGTGGAAACTCCGGAAGGTGTGGACTTCGAATTCACGATTGCCGGCCCAGGCAAACGCGCGGTAGCGTTTCTGGTCGACATGCTGATTAAAGTCCTCGTCGCAATTCTTATGATGATATGTCTTGGGTTCTTTATGCGATTCGGAATTGGCTCGGCTGGGATCGCAATAGGAATGTACCTGACGGTCGCTTTTCTGCTGGACTGGTTCTACCGCAGCTTCTTCGAGATTATCTGGAACGGCCAAACGCCGGGGAAGCGAAGCCAGAAACTGCGTGTTGTGCACACCAATGGCACCCCGGTCACACCCACCAGCGCGATTGGTCGCGGGTTCCTGCTCGCCGCCGATGCTCAGCCTTTCGTTCTTTACACCGCGGCATTGTTCTGCATGCTGTGTACGCGGCGACTGCAGCGACTGGGGGATGTCGTTTTCGACACCATGGTGATTGACGAGAACCGGGAACGGATTACCCGTGCCGCCGGGCTGACACATGGTCTGGAGCCCATCCCCCGCCCAGAATGCTCGGGAAAGTACAGCGTTCCAGAACGTACACTGGCGGTGATTGAGCGGCTGTTTGAAGGCGATCGGATGATTTCAGACGCCCGACGCGAGGAGATTGCAAGGCCGCTCAGTCTGGCTCTGCGCAGCCGACTTGGCTGGGATGAAGGTGCCCCCGACCCATCGAATCCGCATACCTTCTTTGAACGCGTCCCCAATCGGCATACGTTCTTCCTTCGACGAATCCTGAAGACGTTTTCAGATACCGAAGACAAGGAACAGCGTTCCAGTCTTCTGGCCCAGGGTTTGAGGCAGACGGCTGAGGTCAGGCCCAGCCGTATGCGGCGTTCCGCGCCAGTATCAGCGGAGGACCGGCGGAACAATCTTGATGATTGGCTGGAAGAAGAAATGGTGCTCCGCTCCGGAGGCGACGCCAACACGGACTCCACCGGGCTGCCCAAATGA
- a CDS encoding MoxR family ATPase, translating into MELHQVKQSFDQALEQIGTVLVGQVELIEGVLVALFAEGSVLIEGPPGLGKTLLVNILSKTVSCHFRRVQFTPDMMPSDLTGHSIYDMKEQAFHFNQGPVFTNILLSDEINRSPPKTQAALLEVMQERQVTVDGHTHILDRPFLVIATQNPIEHEGTYPLPEAQVDRFMFKLLVDYPPTADEVGILEHYAAGRDPRHLEDFNLKPIMTAQHVLEIQETVKSVIIEPRLLQYIVDILNAARTWGSVTVGPSPRAGVNLVVASRTLAACRGRDFVTPDDIKELVPWVLRHRLRLRPEAEIEGSTPDETIAGILESVEAPRS; encoded by the coding sequence ATGGAACTTCATCAGGTAAAACAGTCATTCGATCAGGCACTCGAGCAGATTGGTACTGTGCTTGTCGGACAGGTGGAATTGATTGAGGGTGTTCTGGTCGCGCTTTTCGCAGAAGGCAGCGTATTGATCGAGGGGCCACCCGGCCTCGGCAAGACGCTTTTGGTCAACATCCTGTCGAAAACGGTCTCGTGTCACTTCCGACGTGTTCAGTTCACGCCCGACATGATGCCGTCGGATCTGACTGGGCACAGCATTTACGATATGAAAGAACAGGCGTTCCACTTCAATCAGGGGCCCGTATTTACAAACATCCTGCTCAGCGACGAGATCAATCGTTCGCCGCCCAAAACACAGGCTGCTCTGCTGGAAGTCATGCAGGAGCGGCAGGTCACCGTCGATGGTCACACGCACATCCTGGACCGGCCGTTTCTCGTGATCGCTACGCAGAATCCAATCGAGCATGAAGGCACTTATCCTTTGCCGGAAGCTCAGGTTGACCGCTTCATGTTTAAGCTTCTTGTTGACTACCCACCGACGGCCGACGAAGTGGGAATTCTTGAACATTACGCGGCAGGGCGGGATCCCAGACACCTCGAAGATTTCAACCTCAAGCCCATAATGACAGCTCAGCACGTCCTGGAGATCCAGGAAACCGTCAAAAGCGTCATCATTGAGCCCCGGTTGCTTCAATACATTGTCGACATCCTGAATGCTGCTCGCACCTGGGGCTCAGTCACTGTCGGGCCCAGCCCTCGAGCGGGCGTGAATCTTGTTGTCGCGTCTCGAACTCTGGCGGCATGCCGCGGGCGCGACTTCGTTACTCCCGACGATATCAAAGAACTGGTTCCGTGGGTGTTACGGCACCGCTTGCGACTGCGTCCGGAAGCAGAAATCGAAGGCAGCACTCCAGACGAAACCATTGCCGGGATCCTCGAAAGCGTTGAGGCTCCTCGGTCATGA
- a CDS encoding ABC transporter ATP-binding protein, translating to MSLLLKDIQKTYRQPDGTPIPVLGIDQFSLQQGEQVALVGSSGGGKTTLLNVISGILLPDSGEVRIDGTNIAKMSEVVRDRFRAQKIGIVFQTFNLLPAFTALENVLLGMSFSGRKVDRTFALHLLDRVGLSHRLNQSPKRLSVGEQQRVAVARALANRPCLMLADEPTANVDPANQELILKMICDTCRENNITLLMVTHSTEVAGTFGRVERLSDFNHPGTTTRGAVA from the coding sequence ATGTCACTTCTGCTGAAAGATATTCAAAAAACGTATCGACAGCCCGACGGAACCCCCATTCCGGTGCTGGGCATCGATCAGTTCAGCCTTCAGCAAGGCGAACAGGTGGCCCTTGTCGGATCAAGTGGAGGAGGGAAAACGACGCTGTTGAATGTGATTTCCGGCATTCTGTTGCCGGATTCCGGCGAGGTGCGTATTGACGGAACAAACATTGCGAAAATGTCTGAGGTTGTTCGCGATCGATTTCGAGCCCAGAAGATTGGAATCGTTTTTCAAACATTCAACCTGCTGCCGGCGTTCACCGCGCTCGAGAACGTCTTGCTGGGAATGTCTTTCTCCGGACGCAAGGTTGATCGAACCTTCGCACTGCATCTGCTCGATCGCGTCGGCTTGAGTCACCGATTGAATCAATCACCGAAACGATTGTCTGTGGGGGAGCAACAGCGCGTGGCTGTTGCACGAGCACTTGCCAACCGGCCCTGCCTGATGCTGGCAGATGAACCAACCGCCAACGTCGACCCTGCGAATCAGGAATTAATCCTGAAGATGATTTGTGATACCTGTCGGGAGAACAACATTACTTTGCTGATGGTGACCCATTCAACCGAAGTCGCCGGTACTTTCGGCCGTGTTGAGCGACTGAGCGATTTCAATCATCCTGGGACCACAACTCGGGGGGCAGTGGCATGA
- a CDS encoding PQQ-dependent sugar dehydrogenase has protein sequence MIATVSILSGFALVASSGVSTSRLRAEDVPLAVGVERAFPNVVFDRPIVVTHANDGSNRVFVAEQEGIIKVMPNDQDVEEAEVFLDIDERCVYADNRNEEGLLGFAFHPRFKENGQFFVYYTTASAEHTSVVSRFTVSKDNPQVADPASEEEILRIPQPFWNHNGGTICFGPDGFLYVALGDGGSGNDPEGNGQNLTTLLGSILRLDIDHKSNGRNYSIPQDNPFVGKTIPNRQGKQIPVREEIYAYGLRNVWRMSFDRANGTLWAADVGQNLWEEINVISKGGNYGWNVREAKHWFRPDGNDLGRTDLIDPVWEYHHDIGKSITGGTVYRGSRVPELQGKYVYADYVTGLLWALEYAPATGKTINYSLTGEKQPVMSFGDDEGGDVYFTTTFGMLYRFAPTGN, from the coding sequence ATGATTGCAACTGTTTCAATTTTGAGTGGCTTTGCACTGGTCGCATCGAGTGGAGTGTCAACAAGTCGACTTCGCGCGGAGGATGTTCCGCTGGCTGTTGGAGTCGAGCGTGCATTCCCGAACGTTGTGTTTGATCGTCCGATCGTAGTGACGCACGCGAATGACGGAAGCAACCGTGTTTTCGTTGCGGAACAGGAGGGCATCATCAAAGTGATGCCGAATGATCAGGACGTTGAAGAAGCAGAGGTCTTCCTCGATATTGACGAACGCTGTGTCTATGCAGACAACCGGAACGAAGAAGGTCTACTCGGTTTTGCGTTTCACCCGCGGTTCAAAGAAAACGGCCAGTTCTTTGTCTACTACACCACCGCTAGTGCCGAGCACACGTCGGTCGTTTCGCGTTTTACTGTCTCAAAAGACAATCCTCAGGTTGCAGATCCGGCTTCCGAAGAGGAGATCCTGCGGATCCCGCAGCCATTCTGGAACCACAACGGTGGCACCATTTGCTTCGGTCCTGACGGCTTCCTTTACGTAGCGCTGGGAGACGGTGGCAGCGGCAACGACCCGGAAGGAAACGGGCAGAATCTGACGACCCTTCTGGGATCCATTCTGCGGCTGGATATCGATCACAAAAGCAATGGCAGGAACTACTCGATTCCGCAGGACAACCCTTTCGTCGGAAAGACAATCCCAAATCGACAGGGCAAACAGATTCCTGTCCGTGAAGAGATCTATGCGTATGGCCTCCGCAATGTCTGGAGGATGTCGTTTGACCGAGCCAACGGAACCTTATGGGCAGCCGATGTCGGTCAGAATCTTTGGGAAGAAATCAATGTGATCTCCAAAGGCGGAAATTACGGCTGGAACGTTCGGGAAGCGAAACACTGGTTTCGTCCGGATGGAAATGATCTTGGACGAACTGATCTAATCGACCCTGTTTGGGAATATCATCATGATATCGGAAAGTCGATTACCGGAGGGACGGTGTACAGAGGCAGCCGGGTGCCGGAATTGCAAGGGAAGTACGTTTACGCCGACTATGTGACAGGCCTGCTCTGGGCTCTTGAGTACGCCCCCGCGACGGGCAAAACAATCAATTATTCTTTGACCGGCGAAAAGCAACCTGTCATGTCATTTGGTGATGATGAAGGTGGCGATGTCTACTTCACGACCACTTTCGGCATGCTCTACCGCTTCGCGCCGACGGGAAATTGA